In the genome of Streptomyces sp. SAI-127, the window CGGTCCTTCGCGTGCCGGTCACGCTCTTGCGCGACTTGGGGGAGGCAGGGGCCGGAGGGACCCCTGCCTCAGTGGCCGCTGTCATCGCGTCAGTTCCCGTACGCGGCCGCCGCGTCGGCCTCCAGCTTGGCCTGCGTGCCCGCGATGTCCTTCGGGTTCGTCAGGAAGTCCTGGAGCGCCTTCCACTCGCCCTTGCCGGGGGTGCCGCCGAAGGCCTGCGGGGCCTGGTCGGACATGTCGAAGCGGAAGTCGTCGCCGGAGTCGATCAGCGCCTTGGCGATCTTCTGCTGCACCGGGTTCGGATACACCGAGATGTCGACGCTCTTGTTCGGCGAGAGATAGCCGCCCAGCTTGGCCTGGATCGTCGCCGCGTCGGGCGAGGCCAGGAAGGTCGCCAGCGCCTGCGAAGCCTTGGAGTCCTTCAGGATCACGGCCGCGTCGCCGCCGGAGACCACGGGGGCGGTGTCACCGACCTTCGGGAACGGGAACACCTTCGCGTCCGTGCCGACCTTCGCCTTGGCCGTCTGGATGTTGACCTGCGCGAAGTCGCCCTCGTAGACCATCGCCGCCTTGGGCTGGTCGCCGCCGGTGAAGGTCTGCGTCACCGAGGCCGGGAAGTCCGTCTGCAGCGCGCCCTTCGCACCACCCGCGACAAAGTCCTTCTTGCCCCACACCTGGGCCAGCGTGGTCAGCGCGTCCTTCACGGACGGGTCCGTCCACTTGCTCTCGTGCTTGGCCAGCTGGTCGTACTTCTCCGGGCCCGCCTGGGAGAGATAGATGTTCTCGAACCAGTCCGTCAGGGTCCAGCCCTCGGCGCCGCCGACGGAGAACGGGGTCACACCCGAGTCGTAGACCGTCTGGCCGGTGGTGAGCAGTTCGTCCCAGGTCTTCGGCTCGGTGGCGCCCGCGTTCTCGAAGACCTTGGCGTTGTACCAGATCAGGGACTTGTTGGCGGCCTTGTAGTAGACGCCGTACTGGGTGTCGCCGATCTTGCCGATGTCCTGCCAGCCCTGCGAGTAGTTCTTCGCGAGCTCGGCCTTGGCCTCGGAGCCGAGGGGCTTGGCCCACTTCTTGTCCACGGCCTGCTTGATCGCGCCGGGCTGCGGGAGCATCGCTATGTCCGGCGGCTGGCCGCCCGCGACCTTCGACCCCAGGAAGTTGACGATCGGGTCCTGGGCGGGCACGAAGGTCACCTTGGCGCCGGTGCGCTTCTCGAACTCAGCCAGGACTTTCTTGAAGTTGGCCTGCTCCTCGCCGCTCCAGACGGCGGCGACCTGGAGGCTCTGGCCGTTCAGCTTGGGCAGGGTGAGGCTGGTGCCCGTCTCCTTGCCACCTGTCGCGCCCGTGTCACTGCTCTTGTCGTCGTCTCCGCCGCATGCGGTGAGCGACAGGGCGAGGGCTGCCGCGAGGGCGGCGGCCGCCGTTTTCGCGGAAGCCCTGTTCGCTGACCTGGGCTTCCGGTTGGTGCTGCTCGTGCTACGCATCACGACCCCGTTCTTCGTTCCTCGTCGAACGTTCGAGGGCTGTCCCGTGCGAACTGGTCTACGCCGGGGGAACGAGGTCGGCAAGTGGGCGTCCGCTGTCAAGTGGAGGATCGTGATGCCGTCGTGACCAGTGCCGGTGCGTCGCGGCACCCGTCATTGGGGGGCGCTGCCCCCGGATCCCTTCACGTCTTAGAGCAGCGACGGGACCTCTGCTGCTGCGACTTCCCTCGCTGCCCGTTCCAATGCACTCGCCAGCAGGGCAAGATCCGTCGGGCCGTTGCCCAGTTCCCGGACCGGGCGGCGGGCCGGGGGGTCGCCCATGCGTTCCCATTCCAGGGGGACGACCGTGGGGCGGAGGGTGGCCGTGCGGGGGATGCGGCCGGTGACCCGGCCGGCCTGGAAAGCCGTGACCCGGCCGTCGGACCAGGTCAACCGGCCGCGGCCGGGAGCCGGTTCGTCCGGCCCGGTGGCCGGGGTGTCCAGGGTGACGCGGAGGGTGGCCCGGCGGGCCGCTTCCGACTCCGCCGTACGGCCGCCCGGGCCGGTCGCGGCCACCAGGTGGACGCCCAGGCGCTCGCCCTCGCGGGACACCGCCTCCAGCGCGCGTATGACGGAGCCGGCGGCCGGCCTGCCGGGGGAGCCCAGGGGCGGGGAGACCAGCGCGTCCAGGTCGTCCACGATCACGACCAGACGGGGGAGCGGGGGTGCCGTCTCCGTCCGCCGGCGGGCCGCCGCCGGGCGCAGCCGGATCGTGGAGCTGGGTGGGGAGTCCAGGTCACCGGCGGCCGGGTCGCCGGGGGTGCCCGCGCTACCGGGGGCGCCTGCCGTGCCCCGCGTGGGTGCCGTGCGCTGGGCGACCATACGGCCCGACAGCTCCCGGCCGGTGTGCCACTCCGCGAAGTCGGAGCGGCCGAGCAGCTCCGCGCGCCGCTTCAGCTCGGCGCTCAGGGACTGGGCGAACTCCCGCATGCGGACCGGGTCGTTGGCGGTGAGGTGGGTGGTCACATGCGGCACGTCCGTGCACACACGCAGGCCCTCGCCGTGACCGCCTCCCCCGGAGGGGGTGCCACCGGCGCTCACGCTGTCCCGGCCGTCCATCAGGACGATGCTCAGGCGGTCGGGGCGCTCGGCCGCGGCGAGCGAGGCGACGACCGCCCGCAGCAGTTCCGTACGGCCGCTGCCCGCGGGGCCCTCTATCAGCAGGTGCGGGCCCTCGGCCACGAGGTCGGCGCAGACCGGGCCGCGCGGTCCGGCCCCCAGCACCGCCCACGCCCGGCCGCCTAGCGACTCCGGGTCGTCGGCCGCGTCCGCCCAGCGCGTCATCAGCGACGGCGGGGTGGCCCGGGCCAGCCCCAGCTCGTCCAGCAGCCGCGCCGCCTGGGGCAACGGCGAGGACACGCGCGCGTGCCCTCCACCGGCGGTGCCGTCCGTACGCAACGGCGCCAGCGCCCGCGCGAACCGCTCGGCCCAGGCCGCGGAGACGGCGTCCACGGCGGCGACGGTGCCGTGGCCGACGGGGGCGGGGGTGGGGTCGGCGGTGAGGTGGAGGGTCTCGGCGTCGGCGCCGGTGCCCGTGCGAGCGCCGGTGCGCGTGCCGGTGGGATGGGCCTGGGTGCCGGACGCGTCCGCCTGGCGTGCGGCGGCCGGGGACGCGGTGGCACCGGGGTGGGACGTGCCGGTGGCCGGACGTCCGGGCTCGGGGCGGTTGCGGGAAGGTGCCGCACCGGTGCCGTCGGCCTCGGTGCGCGCCTGCGCGCGAACCCCCGCCCGCGCCACCCGCATCAGCCGCAGTGCCGTCGCCACGTCCCCGCTGAGCAGGCCGACCGCGCCGCACTCGCGGAACGTCGGGGCCACCGCGCACGCCGCCTCGTAGGTGTCCGTCACCGGGGACGCCGGGGAGGCCGGGGCCGTCTCGGCCAGGCACACGACGTGGATGCCGGCCCGGGGGCCCTCCGCCGCCAGCCGCGCCACGGCCTTGCGCAGGTCGGCGCCACCGGGGTCGCCGTCCACCACGACCACGGTGTACGGCCCCGGGAAACCGCCGCTCGTCTCGTCCTCCGCGTCGTCCCGGGCCCAGGAAGGGCGTCGGGCGGTGTTGCGGAGACGGTCCTGCGGGGCGGCGGAGCGGGCGGCCGGGACCGTCCTGCGGGCCGGTGCGGCCTGCGCGTCGGACAGGTGGTCGTCCAGGCGCCGCAGCAGTTCGTCGGTGCGGGCCGCGGCCTGCTCGCGGTCATGGGCGAGCAGGAGGCGGCAGTCCTGGCCGTGACCGGGGCGGACATGGGGGAGCCAGCCGAGCCAGGACCACTCGGCGGTGCGCTCCCGCGCGGGCCGGGAGCGGTCCGCGCTGATCAGGACGATCTCCAGGGTCTCGGGCGCGTGCAGGGCGGCGAGCTGGGCCACCACCGAGCGGGCCAGCCCGGCGAGCCGCGCGCGCGGACCGGCGAGGCCCAGTGCGCCGGCCTCGCGCAGATCCGCGGTGACCGGAACGGCAGGCAGCAGCCCCGAGCCGTCGGGCGCCGCACGGTCGGCGGTGCCGAGCCGCACGGTGAGGGCCTCCGGATGCCCGGGCCCGCGCTCCCACAGACGCGCCCCGGGACCCAGCGCCGTCAGCAGCAGGGCCGCCGGGTCGGGCCAGGCCTCGGGCGCCTGGGGCGCGGAGGGCGACGCAACCGCGGCGACGGGCGCGGCCTCCTCGTCGTACGCCTCGTCCTGCCGGGGCATCTCCTGCTCGCTCCGCCCCCCGGCCAGCCGCCGGGCCCATGCGGACAGCCCGCCACGGCGCCGGACGCCTTGCGGTACGTCGGTTCCGCGCAGGGGGGTTCCCTTGCGGCGGCCGGTCGCGGGGGCGTCGGGTGCGGCGGCAGCCGAGGGCAGGTCCTGGCCGGTTGCGGGAGGCGGGGGGACGGCGGTGGTGCGCGTCACTTCGAAGGCGCCGATCCCGGACCGGCCGCCGTGGGTGTCCCCGCCGGGGCTCCTGCCCTGCTCGTGGCCCGGGTCGTCGGAGACCGCTCCGGCGGCGCCCCGGAGGGTGTCGTCGATGTCAGGACGGCCCCCGCCGGTTCCGTTCCGGCGCTCGATCCGGGGCGCACCGCCCTGCTCCGGCACGACGATGGGCGGCTCTGCGGGGCCGTGGCCCTGCGCTCCGGTGCTCTCGGGGTCTCCGCCCGAGTCGCCCCAGCCGGCGGAGCCGTAGGTGTGGTGGGTCCGGTCGAGGGGCGACCGGGGTGAGGTGTCGCTACTGCCACGGCCTTCACGCGTGCGTGCCGAGCCCTCGGCCGGTACCGCGTCCGAGGACGGCGCGGAGCTGCCGGACCCGGCCCCTCCGGCGCCTGCCGACACCCTGCCACGCGCGCGTGGCGAGCGCTCGGCCTGCCCGGGGGCCGAGCCGGAGGCACCTCCGTCGTCCTCGCTGGTTCCCGCCGCCCCGCGCCCCTGGACCGCATCCGGCGGGCACCCGCCCGTGCGGGACTCCGCAGTGTTCTCCGAGCCCCGGCGCCCTCCGGTCACGCTCGGTCCCCGACCACCGCTGCCCGACTCACCGGCCGCTTCCGAGCCACGGTGGGCCCGGCTCGCGCCCGGCACCGACCCGGCTCGGTCGCCCGCCATGTGCCCGGCCTCGCCGGACGGCACCCGCACGTGGCCCTCGCCGTCAGGTTCCGTCCCGAGCCG includes:
- a CDS encoding ABC transporter substrate-binding protein, with the translated sequence MRSTSSTNRKPRSANRASAKTAAAALAAALALSLTACGGDDDKSSDTGATGGKETGTSLTLPKLNGQSLQVAAVWSGEEQANFKKVLAEFEKRTGAKVTFVPAQDPIVNFLGSKVAGGQPPDIAMLPQPGAIKQAVDKKWAKPLGSEAKAELAKNYSQGWQDIGKIGDTQYGVYYKAANKSLIWYNAKVFENAGATEPKTWDELLTTGQTVYDSGVTPFSVGGAEGWTLTDWFENIYLSQAGPEKYDQLAKHESKWTDPSVKDALTTLAQVWGKKDFVAGGAKGALQTDFPASVTQTFTGGDQPKAAMVYEGDFAQVNIQTAKAKVGTDAKVFPFPKVGDTAPVVSGGDAAVILKDSKASQALATFLASPDAATIQAKLGGYLSPNKSVDISVYPNPVQQKIAKALIDSGDDFRFDMSDQAPQAFGGTPGKGEWKALQDFLTNPKDIAGTQAKLEADAAAAYGN
- a CDS encoding FHA domain-containing protein, translated to MQIRLTVVDPLGPPDRARGRAASCDVLVTAPVGTALAAVATALASAVPADGGTSRAGEAERGGGPVVLYADGERLDTQRATLGEPPLIDGAVLSLGAPAAPEPHPELDDAPTQLHVVAGPDAGGVHLLHGGQIHIGRSADADVPLDDPDVSRLHCAVTVAADGHVSVADLDSTNGTTLDGTRVGARPVRFPPGALLRIGESVLRLSPSGGRRLGTEPDGEGHVRVPSGEAGHMAGDRAGSVPGASRAHRGSEAAGESGSGGRGPSVTGGRRGSENTAESRTGGCPPDAVQGRGAAGTSEDDGGASGSAPGQAERSPRARGRVSAGAGGAGSGSSAPSSDAVPAEGSARTREGRGSSDTSPRSPLDRTHHTYGSAGWGDSGGDPESTGAQGHGPAEPPIVVPEQGGAPRIERRNGTGGGRPDIDDTLRGAAGAVSDDPGHEQGRSPGGDTHGGRSGIGAFEVTRTTAVPPPPATGQDLPSAAAAPDAPATGRRKGTPLRGTDVPQGVRRRGGLSAWARRLAGGRSEQEMPRQDEAYDEEAAPVAAVASPSAPQAPEAWPDPAALLLTALGPGARLWERGPGHPEALTVRLGTADRAAPDGSGLLPAVPVTADLREAGALGLAGPRARLAGLARSVVAQLAALHAPETLEIVLISADRSRPARERTAEWSWLGWLPHVRPGHGQDCRLLLAHDREQAAARTDELLRRLDDHLSDAQAAPARRTVPAARSAAPQDRLRNTARRPSWARDDAEDETSGGFPGPYTVVVVDGDPGGADLRKAVARLAAEGPRAGIHVVCLAETAPASPASPVTDTYEAACAVAPTFRECGAVGLLSGDVATALRLMRVARAGVRAQARTEADGTGAAPSRNRPEPGRPATGTSHPGATASPAAARQADASGTQAHPTGTRTGARTGTGADAETLHLTADPTPAPVGHGTVAAVDAVSAAWAERFARALAPLRTDGTAGGGHARVSSPLPQAARLLDELGLARATPPSLMTRWADAADDPESLGGRAWAVLGAGPRGPVCADLVAEGPHLLIEGPAGSGRTELLRAVVASLAAAERPDRLSIVLMDGRDSVSAGGTPSGGGGHGEGLRVCTDVPHVTTHLTANDPVRMREFAQSLSAELKRRAELLGRSDFAEWHTGRELSGRMVAQRTAPTRGTAGAPGSAGTPGDPAAGDLDSPPSSTIRLRPAAARRRTETAPPLPRLVVIVDDLDALVSPPLGSPGRPAAGSVIRALEAVSREGERLGVHLVAATGPGGRTAESEAARRATLRVTLDTPATGPDEPAPGRGRLTWSDGRVTAFQAGRVTGRIPRTATLRPTVVPLEWERMGDPPARRPVRELGNGPTDLALLASALERAAREVAAAEVPSLL